From the genome of Thermosynechococcus sp. NK55a:
TCTTCTTTTCGGCTCTTGACGCGTCTCATATTCAATTACCTCGACACATACACAAAAAGGCCTAAATTTTTCCCATTCGATTGCCTCAATTATTTCGTAGTCAAGCCCCTCAACATCTAGATTCAAAAAGTCCAAATAGTCAAATTCTGACAAGATTTCATTTATGCCTTTTACTTCGACTGAAACAGTATCAATGATACGATGCCCGTTTGCCACATAACGGCGAGCCTCTTCCTCAGAAAATGTGCTCAAGGTAGGAGGATCCATTATAAAAAAATCTGCATACCCATGCGTCGCAGAAATACCGCATTGCATAATTTTGTCTCGTTGTCGCTTTCGTCGAAGAAGTTTTGCATAGTATGGGTTGGGCTCAACCAAAACCCCACTATGTCCAGCTGCATATAATAGGGCTGTATTCGATAGAAAATAGGGGTGATGGGCTCCAATATCTAGATATCGAAGTTGCTTTTTACCGTTAGTAAAGTTGGTCAAGATAAAATTTATAATTAAATCTTCTCCACACTGGGAATAAGAAGTTCTTTTGTAAAAAGAAGACGGAACATTGCTCTCAATTATCTGCTTCAACATACGCATAAACACCGCTTTCAAGTTAAACATAAACACCGTTTGCGTGCGGCACGTAGGCCTGGGAGTAATCATCCACATCGGCATGCTCGGTGTGCCGCCAGTCGTAGCGGCGCACGTTGACGAAGCCCGCCTCGGTGAGGTTGCGCGAAAGCGAGTCGAAGTCGAAGACGTTGTAGTGGATGTTGTAGAGATAATCCTGCCGGCCAAACAGCGGGCCGATCACGAGGTCGAGTTTGCCGAAGCGGCGGTAGACCTCGCAGATCTGCGCGA
Proteins encoded in this window:
- a CDS encoding methyltransferase domain-containing protein, producing MKLHLGCGKRHIPGFVHIDAIDYPHVDHVATIDNLSFIPDGSVDLIYNCHVLEHFKRRDVPRVLKEWHRVLRPGGVLRISVPDFAQICEVYRRFGKLDLVIGPLFGRQDYLYNIHYNVFDFDSLSRNLTEAGFVNVRRYDWRHTEHADVDDYSQAYVPHANGVYV
- a CDS encoding FkbM family methyltransferase, whose product is MFNLKAVFMRMLKQIIESNVPSSFYKRTSYSQCGEDLIINFILTNFTNGKKQLRYLDIGAHHPYFLSNTALLYAAGHSGVLVEPNPYYAKLLRRKRQRDKIMQCGISATHGYADFFIMDPPTLSTFSEEEARRYVANGHRIIDTVSVEVKGINEILSEFDYLDFLNLDVEGLDYEIIEAIEWEKFRPFCVCVEVIEYETRQEPKRRQEILNEMLQNDYFLYADTYINAIFVDNRRWQQRWKQI